In one window of Meiothermus sp. DNA:
- a CDS encoding ABC transporter permease: MLERYLRPMWAFVFRDWHLTRRYMSWVAVFVFYAIVNSATIALIGKAQDDFRLTLTLLLGVLLWSFLSAMYNEIANSISYERWEGTLEYTFMAPVSRLVHLSGVSLFAIIFSVFRTIVILVGLVLFIQVSVNGANLLGVLVVLLVASLAFMGLGLMAAILPVMSPENGAQATNIFQGILLLVSGIYYPVSVLPSWVQPLAYLSPATYALEACRKLMGINHPDSTPDKLVGAPLSSVLPELGVLLLMGIVLIPLGLWVFHTAEMWAKRTGKLKRTG; encoded by the coding sequence ATGCTTGAACGATACCTGCGCCCCATGTGGGCTTTTGTCTTCCGCGACTGGCACCTGACCCGGCGCTATATGAGCTGGGTGGCGGTGTTTGTGTTTTATGCCATCGTCAACTCGGCCACCATTGCCCTGATCGGCAAGGCCCAGGACGACTTTCGCCTGACCCTGACGCTATTGTTGGGGGTGCTCTTGTGGTCGTTTTTGTCGGCCATGTACAACGAGATTGCCAACTCCATCAGCTACGAGCGCTGGGAGGGCACCCTCGAGTACACCTTCATGGCCCCGGTCTCGAGGCTCGTGCACCTCTCGGGGGTCTCGCTCTTTGCCATCATCTTCAGCGTGTTTCGCACCATCGTGATTCTGGTGGGGCTGGTGCTTTTTATTCAGGTCTCGGTGAACGGGGCCAACCTGCTGGGTGTGCTGGTGGTCTTGCTGGTAGCCAGCCTGGCCTTTATGGGCCTGGGGCTGATGGCCGCCATTCTGCCGGTGATGTCGCCGGAAAACGGCGCCCAGGCCACCAACATCTTCCAGGGCATTTTGCTGTTGGTCTCGGGCATCTACTATCCGGTGAGCGTACTGCCTTCCTGGGTGCAGCCGCTGGCCTACCTGAGCCCCGCGACCTATGCCCTCGAGGCCTGCCGCAAACTGATGGGCATTAACCACCCCGACTCCACCCCGGATAAACTGGTGGGGGCGCCGCTCTCTTCGGTCCTGCCCGAGTTGGGGGTTCTGCTCTTGATGGGGATAGTGCTCATTCCACTGGGCCTGTGGGTGTTTCATACCGCCGAGATGTGGGCCAAACGCACCGGCAAGCTCAAGCGAACCGGTTAA
- a CDS encoding FAD-binding oxidoreductase: MIHYDVVVVGAGIIGAACAYRLAERGLKVGVLEQAPAPAMGSTGKSAAGVRVQFTEATNILLSWRSIQEYRAMPEAAYRAIGYLFLVPDSQWNSHMKGVELQQSLGVPVEVRGLEGAREWFDFLPTAEGLEPILGITFGPADGIVDPHGICMEYLRRARELGAEVHTETEFLAAAPVDLAWRVKTSRGSFQTSFMLNAAGAWAGEVGRRAGLSIPVEPARRMVFCTATIPYPNWHPLTIDLSSGFWFRPEHDRLIFGRSNLEDVGFRLGMDWSWLEPTLEVGLARFPWLERLQLDQKASWWGYYEVTPDHNPILGRMPGVEGWVNACGFSGHGVQQAAMVGRLMAEEIADGRAHSLDINPLRYERFAQTRKLAEKNIV, from the coding sequence ATGATTCACTACGACGTGGTGGTGGTGGGGGCGGGCATTATCGGAGCGGCCTGCGCTTACCGTCTGGCCGAGCGGGGTTTGAAGGTGGGGGTGCTCGAGCAGGCGCCCGCGCCAGCCATGGGCTCCACAGGCAAAAGTGCAGCAGGGGTGCGGGTACAGTTTACCGAGGCCACCAACATCCTGCTCTCCTGGCGCTCCATCCAGGAATACCGGGCCATGCCCGAAGCGGCCTACCGGGCCATCGGTTATCTGTTTTTGGTGCCCGATAGCCAGTGGAACTCCCATATGAAGGGCGTTGAGCTTCAGCAAAGCCTGGGCGTGCCGGTGGAGGTGCGGGGCTTAGAGGGAGCCCGGGAGTGGTTCGACTTTCTGCCCACGGCGGAGGGCCTGGAGCCCATCCTGGGGATCACCTTTGGCCCTGCCGACGGCATCGTAGACCCGCATGGTATCTGCATGGAGTATCTGCGCCGCGCCCGCGAACTGGGTGCAGAGGTACACACCGAAACCGAGTTCCTGGCCGCAGCGCCGGTGGACCTTGCGTGGAGGGTCAAGACCTCCAGGGGTTCCTTCCAGACCTCGTTTATGCTTAATGCAGCCGGTGCCTGGGCGGGCGAGGTGGGGCGCCGGGCGGGGTTGTCTATCCCTGTGGAACCGGCACGGCGTATGGTTTTTTGTACGGCTACTATTCCGTACCCCAATTGGCATCCCCTGACCATAGACCTCTCGAGCGGTTTCTGGTTCCGCCCCGAGCACGACCGGCTGATTTTTGGCCGCAGCAATCTTGAAGATGTGGGCTTCCGTCTTGGCATGGACTGGAGCTGGCTCGAGCCCACCTTGGAAGTCGGCCTGGCCCGCTTTCCCTGGCTGGAGCGGCTCCAGCTCGATCAAAAAGCCAGTTGGTGGGGCTACTACGAGGTTACCCCCGACCACAACCCCATTCTGGGCCGGATGCCGGGGGTAGAGGGCTGGGTCAATGCCTGCGGCTTCTCCGGTCACGGCGTGCAGCAGGCCGCCATGGTAGGCCGACTGATGGCCGAGGAAATTGCCGATGGACGAGCGCATAGCCTGGACATAAACCCACTTCGCTACGAGCGTTTTGCCCAGACCCGAAAGCTGGCGGAGAAAAACATCGTCTGA
- the mqnC gene encoding cyclic dehypoxanthinyl futalosine synthase, which produces MDVLSRAAAGERLSASELRQLYELPLPEVAAVAHELRLGRGNPQVVTYLIDRNINYTNICNVACNFCAFYRTKRQGDAYVLSFEEIGRKIEELMQIGGRRILMQGGVNPDLPFEWYLDLLRYLKSHYPEVRIDAFSPEEILGLEKITGRNCRELLIELKAAGLDGLPGAGGEILVDEVRAKAAPARIKSSDWFRILDTAQSLGLYTIATMVIGFGETYEQRIAHLLKIREQQEKALREYGQGFAAFAMWTLQTEHTRLKGKAPGATAHEYLQQLAIARIALDNIPNLQASWPSMGFKVAQAALYYGANDFGSTMLEENVVSAAGGHNRTHATVRQMVRHIADAGFTPAERDPFYNIKQYPNVEAILNEKPLVTLPLA; this is translated from the coding sequence ATGGACGTTTTGAGCCGCGCCGCTGCAGGCGAACGACTTTCGGCCAGTGAACTACGCCAACTCTACGAGCTTCCCCTGCCCGAGGTGGCCGCCGTCGCCCACGAACTTCGGCTTGGGCGCGGCAACCCCCAGGTAGTAACCTACCTGATTGACCGCAACATAAACTACACCAACATCTGCAATGTGGCCTGTAACTTTTGCGCATTTTACCGCACCAAACGGCAGGGCGACGCCTATGTGCTTTCCTTCGAGGAAATCGGGCGCAAGATTGAAGAGCTCATGCAAATTGGGGGGCGGCGCATCCTGATGCAAGGGGGCGTGAACCCCGACCTGCCTTTCGAGTGGTACCTGGATTTGCTGCGCTACCTCAAGTCGCACTACCCCGAGGTGCGTATAGACGCCTTCAGCCCGGAGGAAATTCTGGGGCTGGAAAAGATTACCGGCCGCAACTGCCGCGAACTACTCATCGAGCTCAAGGCGGCAGGTCTCGATGGTCTGCCGGGTGCAGGCGGCGAGATTCTGGTAGACGAGGTGCGGGCCAAGGCCGCCCCGGCCCGCATCAAGAGCAGCGACTGGTTTCGCATCCTCGATACCGCCCAGAGCCTTGGCCTGTATACGATTGCAACCATGGTGATTGGGTTTGGCGAGACCTATGAGCAGCGCATTGCCCACCTGCTCAAGATTCGCGAGCAGCAGGAAAAGGCCCTGCGCGAATATGGGCAGGGCTTTGCGGCTTTTGCCATGTGGACGCTGCAAACCGAGCATACCCGCCTGAAGGGCAAGGCCCCCGGGGCCACCGCCCACGAGTACTTGCAGCAGCTTGCCATTGCCCGCATCGCCCTGGACAACATCCCCAACCTGCAAGCCAGTTGGCCCAGCATGGGCTTCAAGGTAGCCCAGGCTGCGCTCTACTACGGGGCCAACGACTTCGGCTCGACCATGCTGGAAGAAAACGTAGTCAGTGCCGCCGGGGGCCACAACCGCACCCATGCCACCGTCAGGCAGATGGTGCGGCACATTGCCGATGCAGGCTTTACCCCTGCCGAGCGCGACCCCTTCTACAACATCAAGCAGTACCCGAATGTTGAGGCCATACTAAACGAGAAGCCGCTTGTAACGCTGCCGCTGGCCTAG
- a CDS encoding phosphatidate cytidylyltransferase, whose translation MQPSEARPDSSLPTRIASSLIGVLVLFGVIWEGRIFLFLALVFILVLGSLELRHMLRNKGIELNMAFLIGGGLVMLLFSLPQLHDVYPGVPWREIALGLVLIGAFSSELIVGANIQRFAYSLMAFLYLPWTLGFFLLLRHSPDGTVGLWILALPLISSFANDIGGYFVGRYLGRRKLAPTISPGKTVEGSIGGILTSFLLLFLFTTIVRSAYPESPFALFRPVEIFIVNLVLSFAAQLGDLTESMLKRFCGVKDSGHFLPGHGGLLDRLDSHLFTVPLTYYLLTIFI comes from the coding sequence GTGCAGCCCTCGGAGGCCCGACCCGATTCATCCTTGCCTACCCGCATAGCTTCCTCGCTTATCGGGGTGCTGGTGCTCTTTGGGGTGATCTGGGAGGGGCGGATTTTCCTTTTCCTGGCGCTGGTTTTCATACTGGTACTGGGTTCTCTCGAGCTTCGCCATATGCTGCGAAACAAGGGCATCGAACTCAACATGGCCTTTTTGATTGGGGGAGGGCTGGTCATGCTTTTGTTCAGCTTGCCCCAGCTCCACGACGTCTACCCTGGGGTGCCCTGGCGAGAAATTGCCCTGGGGCTGGTGCTCATTGGGGCCTTTAGCTCCGAGCTGATCGTAGGTGCCAACATTCAGCGCTTTGCTTACAGCCTGATGGCCTTCTTGTACCTGCCCTGGACGCTGGGATTCTTTCTGTTGCTGCGCCACTCCCCAGACGGTACAGTGGGCCTCTGGATTCTGGCCCTGCCCCTTATCAGCAGCTTTGCCAACGACATCGGCGGCTACTTTGTGGGCCGCTACCTGGGCCGACGTAAGCTGGCCCCCACCATCAGCCCTGGCAAAACGGTTGAGGGCTCTATTGGTGGCATCCTGACTAGTTTTTTGCTTCTGTTTTTGTTTACTACCATTGTTCGTTCAGCCTATCCCGAAAGCCCCTTCGCCCTGTTCCGACCTGTTGAAATCTTTATTGTCAATCTGGTGCTCTCCTTTGCGGCACAACTCGGCGACCTGACCGAGTCCATGCTGAAGCGTTTTTGCGGCGTCAAGGACTCTGGTCACTTCCTGCCCGGCCATGGGGGGCTGCTGGATCGCCTGGATTCGCACCTTTTCACGGTTCCGCTTACCTACTATTTGCTGACCATCTTTATTTGA
- a CDS encoding RIP metalloprotease: protein MSLIWFLLIISISIFVHELGHYLAARWQGVGVKNFGVGFGPTLLKFDRWGTTWRLNAIPLGGYAEIEGMMPGDSHGYARLSALGKFFILVGGVLMNLLLAWGVLGALASIQGVPQTRAEVTEVLPGSLAEQAGFRVGDRILSLNGVKLESYDQVTRFRQTPGEKVFVVLRDNQEVTLRFNWDNTQGRLGIVYRAELIGYTRINFLQGLSRAIGETVVAVPRFVQEFVGSIARILSGQQAQGVAGPVGIVNITGQAAQQGLGTLVGLLAAINLSLAVFNLLPIPGLDGGRILVLLANVFTGGRIKPETEARLSYGGFVFLILLIVLVTINDIRNLVGG from the coding sequence ATGAGCCTGATTTGGTTTCTCCTGATCATCTCCATCAGCATTTTCGTGCACGAGCTGGGCCACTACCTGGCAGCCCGCTGGCAGGGGGTGGGTGTGAAGAACTTTGGGGTGGGTTTTGGCCCCACCTTGCTCAAGTTCGACCGCTGGGGCACGACCTGGCGGCTCAACGCCATTCCCCTGGGCGGCTACGCCGAGATCGAGGGCATGATGCCCGGCGATAGCCACGGCTATGCGCGGCTCTCGGCACTGGGCAAGTTCTTCATTCTGGTGGGTGGGGTGCTAATGAACCTGCTCCTGGCCTGGGGGGTGCTGGGGGCTTTGGCCTCCATCCAGGGGGTGCCCCAAACCCGGGCCGAAGTAACCGAGGTGCTGCCGGGCAGCCTGGCCGAGCAGGCCGGTTTCCGGGTGGGCGACCGTATTCTTAGTCTAAATGGGGTGAAGCTCGAGTCGTACGACCAGGTTACCCGCTTCCGCCAGACTCCGGGCGAGAAGGTTTTTGTGGTGCTGCGGGATAACCAGGAAGTAACCCTGCGCTTCAACTGGGACAACACCCAGGGCAGGCTAGGCATTGTCTACCGGGCCGAACTCATCGGCTACACCCGTATCAACTTCTTGCAGGGGCTCAGCCGGGCCATCGGCGAAACGGTGGTGGCGGTACCGCGCTTTGTGCAGGAGTTCGTGGGTAGTATTGCCCGCATCCTCTCGGGTCAGCAAGCCCAGGGGGTGGCCGGGCCAGTTGGTATTGTGAACATCACCGGCCAGGCTGCCCAGCAGGGCCTAGGCACCCTGGTGGGGCTGCTGGCGGCTATTAATCTGTCGCTGGCGGTGTTCAACCTGCTGCCCATCCCAGGGCTGGATGGAGGGCGTATCTTGGTGCTTCTAGCCAACGTTTTCACTGGTGGACGCATTAAACCCGAAACGGAGGCCCGGCTCTCCTACGGCGGCTTTGTGTTTTTGATTCTGTTGATTGTGCTGGTGACCATTAACGATATCCGCAACCTGGTCGGTGGGTAG
- a CDS encoding ABC transporter ATP-binding protein, producing MIEVDNLQKVYRKLHAIKGISFVVQPGEVYGLLGPNGAGKTTTLRILATLLKPTSGSAKVAGFDITRDSLAVRRNLGIVNGGMKVYDKLTGYEVLDFFGSFYDLWGPGLKERIAWAAELLHIEQAVLSKQVKDMSTGMQQKIVIARAILHQPQVLLLDEGTAGLDVFARRALLDFVRRYAELGKTLIYSTHVMSEAEEVCDRVGFINKGLLVYEGRLQEALELGSGNLERAFIRRLEEAA from the coding sequence ATGATTGAAGTGGACAACCTGCAAAAAGTCTACCGGAAGCTACATGCCATAAAGGGCATCTCGTTTGTGGTACAGCCTGGCGAGGTCTATGGCTTGCTGGGCCCCAACGGGGCGGGCAAAACCACCACCCTGCGCATCCTGGCCACTTTGCTTAAACCCACCAGCGGTAGCGCCAAGGTGGCTGGTTTTGATATAACACGCGACTCCCTTGCGGTGCGCCGCAACCTGGGCATTGTGAATGGCGGCATGAAAGTCTACGACAAGCTCACCGGCTACGAGGTGCTGGATTTTTTTGGTAGTTTCTACGATCTGTGGGGGCCCGGGCTCAAAGAACGTATTGCCTGGGCCGCCGAGCTGCTGCACATCGAGCAGGCCGTGCTGAGCAAACAGGTGAAGGATATGTCTACCGGCATGCAACAAAAAATCGTGATAGCCCGGGCCATCCTGCACCAGCCGCAGGTTTTGCTCCTGGACGAGGGCACTGCCGGGCTCGACGTATTTGCGCGGCGGGCCTTGCTGGATTTCGTGCGGCGGTATGCCGAACTGGGCAAAACCCTGATCTATTCCACCCACGTGATGAGCGAGGCCGAGGAGGTCTGCGACCGGGTGGGTTTTATCAACAAGGGCTTGCTGGTGTACGAAGGTCGTTTGCAAGAAGCTCTGGAACTGGGCTCGGGGAACCTCGAGCGGGCCTTTATCCGGCGTTTGGAAGAGGCTGCTTGA
- the dxr gene encoding 1-deoxy-D-xylulose-5-phosphate reductoisomerase — MSDTPKRIVVLGSTGSIGTQTLDVCRWRGYRVVGLVAGKNLDLLYQQIAEFQPEAVAADATVLPELRLRFPNLHLTDALEVAAWPSDVVVGAIPGLAGLPGVRAAVQQGRRMALANKESMVAAGPLLWQEAEQSGAQIIPVDSEHSALFQSLVGEPFRDVAELILTASGGPFLREPADLSKVTPQMALNHPRWKMGPKVTIDSSTLFNKGLEVLEAVQLFKIPIEKVKVQIHPQSYVHSMVRFQDGNIKAQLGPTDMRLAIQYALTYPKRPPTPLRDAPIPERLDFYPPDTRRFPALALAYEAGRMGGLAPVVLNAADEIAVEAFLQGQIGYLDIPRVLEKVLQQTPKTDLTWDNVYEADLEARKLARELLKVKA; from the coding sequence ATGAGTGATACCCCCAAACGTATCGTGGTGCTGGGCTCTACTGGCTCGATCGGCACCCAGACGCTGGATGTGTGCCGCTGGCGGGGCTACCGGGTGGTGGGGCTGGTGGCAGGCAAGAACCTGGACCTGCTATATCAGCAAATTGCCGAGTTTCAACCAGAAGCGGTTGCGGCCGATGCAACCGTCCTACCCGAGTTGCGGCTTCGCTTTCCAAACCTGCACCTCACCGATGCCTTAGAGGTGGCCGCCTGGCCATCAGATGTAGTCGTAGGGGCCATTCCTGGTCTGGCAGGTCTGCCTGGGGTGCGGGCTGCTGTGCAGCAGGGCCGCCGAATGGCCCTGGCCAACAAGGAGAGTATGGTAGCTGCCGGGCCGCTGCTCTGGCAGGAAGCAGAACAAAGTGGCGCGCAGATTATTCCGGTGGACTCTGAGCACTCCGCCCTCTTCCAGAGCCTGGTGGGCGAACCCTTCCGGGATGTGGCCGAGCTGATCCTGACCGCTTCGGGTGGCCCCTTTTTGCGCGAGCCGGCCGACCTCTCTAAAGTCACCCCCCAGATGGCCCTTAATCACCCCCGCTGGAAAATGGGCCCCAAGGTGACCATAGACTCCTCAACCCTGTTCAACAAGGGCCTGGAGGTGTTGGAAGCGGTGCAACTGTTCAAGATACCCATCGAAAAGGTCAAGGTGCAGATTCACCCGCAGTCCTATGTGCATTCGATGGTACGCTTCCAGGACGGCAATATCAAAGCCCAGCTCGGCCCTACCGATATGCGGTTGGCCATCCAGTATGCCCTGACCTACCCCAAGCGGCCTCCCACCCCCTTGCGCGATGCGCCCATCCCGGAGCGGCTGGATTTTTATCCCCCCGACACCAGGCGCTTTCCGGCCCTGGCTTTGGCCTACGAAGCAGGGCGCATGGGGGGTCTGGCACCGGTGGTGCTCAATGCAGCCGACGAGATCGCGGTGGAGGCCTTTTTACAAGGGCAGATTGGCTACCTGGACATCCCCCGGGTGCTGGAAAAAGTGTTACAGCAGACGCCCAAAACGGACCTCACCTGGGACAATGTATATGAAGCTGACCTCGAGGCCCGCAAGCTGGCTCGAGAACTGCTCAAGGTAAAGGCTTAA
- a CDS encoding glycosyltransferase family 2 protein — protein sequence MDTTVLIPAYNEEAHIAAVVAVAQEAGLPVVVVDDGSTDQTAQAAERAGARVLQLPENRGKSGALAFGLAHVQTPYLLMLDADLTGLKPQHLLTLLEPVRSGELDMAIGVFKSGGLMTDFGNRATPFLSGQRACTTAWLKSVPNLTERRWPEPAITDHLARTRARWAYVELPGAGQIMKEQKRGFWRGLGMRLRMYTELLKYSLGRKTRA from the coding sequence ATGGATACCACGGTCTTGATCCCAGCCTACAACGAGGAAGCCCACATCGCTGCTGTGGTGGCCGTGGCGCAGGAAGCGGGCCTGCCCGTGGTGGTCGTAGACGACGGCTCGACGGACCAGACCGCCCAGGCCGCCGAGCGCGCCGGGGCAAGGGTGCTGCAGCTACCCGAAAACCGGGGCAAAAGCGGGGCCCTGGCCTTTGGGCTGGCCCATGTGCAAACACCCTATTTGCTGATGCTCGATGCCGACCTGACCGGACTAAAGCCCCAACACCTGCTGACCCTTTTGGAGCCCGTGCGCTCTGGAGAACTGGACATGGCCATCGGCGTCTTTAAGTCAGGGGGGCTGATGACCGATTTCGGCAACCGGGCCACCCCTTTTTTATCGGGGCAGCGGGCCTGTACCACCGCGTGGCTAAAAAGCGTGCCCAACCTGACCGAACGTCGCTGGCCGGAGCCTGCCATCACCGACCACTTGGCCCGCACCCGGGCTCGCTGGGCCTATGTGGAGTTACCCGGCGCTGGGCAGATCATGAAAGAGCAGAAACGCGGCTTCTGGAGGGGTCTGGGCATGCGCCTTAGGATGTACACCGAACTGCTGAAGTATAGTTTGGGTCGGAAGACTCGAGCTTGA
- a CDS encoding ABC transporter permease — protein sequence MNEILIIARKELLSVVRERRVLFTTLVLPILIMPLLMFGPILLFGNAARQTQESVQKVGVVGVPVEVLDELKKARVEPVEIANPQEAVQNRAVQAALVFENGKYTLYGRLSGGATQSALVVEKIQGALRAYKDRLVAQELKNRGIGTDILEPFRLETKDASREQERAAGLFAFLIPYFLVVFIQTGGMPVAVDATAGEKEKGTLEALLAAPVPLVQILLGKGLAVFVMSLLSTLAAITGLLLGGGVLRNLFATQLQAVQNGENAAQLGGALALNPLGYLSMIVTAVLFALLVIAIMISLGLYARSFKEAQSYMSPLMLVMIIPILFLQFSDFIKLQDWYFALPFVGVVLSLDAIIKGSATATLLSLTWISTLVFAGLALYLAYRNFQREDVVFRN from the coding sequence ATGAACGAAATTCTTATAATTGCCCGAAAAGAGCTTTTGAGTGTGGTGCGTGAGCGCCGGGTACTGTTTACCACACTGGTTCTTCCCATTCTGATCATGCCCTTGCTGATGTTTGGCCCTATTCTTTTGTTTGGCAATGCGGCCCGGCAAACCCAGGAAAGCGTGCAGAAAGTTGGGGTGGTGGGGGTTCCGGTGGAAGTGCTGGACGAACTCAAGAAGGCTCGAGTGGAACCCGTCGAGATTGCCAACCCCCAGGAAGCTGTACAGAACCGCGCGGTGCAGGCGGCGCTGGTCTTCGAGAACGGCAAATACACCCTTTATGGCAGGCTTTCGGGTGGGGCGACTCAAAGTGCTTTGGTCGTAGAGAAGATTCAGGGGGCGCTGCGTGCTTATAAAGATCGGTTGGTGGCCCAAGAGCTGAAAAACAGGGGCATTGGCACAGACATTCTGGAGCCCTTTAGATTAGAGACCAAAGACGCCTCGCGCGAGCAGGAGCGGGCCGCTGGGTTGTTCGCGTTTCTGATTCCGTACTTCCTGGTGGTTTTTATACAGACAGGCGGTATGCCGGTGGCGGTAGATGCCACGGCAGGCGAGAAGGAGAAGGGTACCCTCGAGGCCCTCCTGGCGGCTCCCGTGCCCCTGGTTCAGATTCTCTTGGGCAAGGGACTGGCGGTATTTGTGATGTCGCTCCTCTCCACCCTTGCCGCCATTACCGGGCTTTTGCTGGGTGGGGGCGTACTTCGCAACCTTTTCGCTACACAGCTTCAGGCGGTGCAAAACGGCGAGAACGCGGCGCAGTTGGGCGGCGCCCTGGCCCTGAACCCGCTGGGCTATTTGTCCATGATTGTTACCGCAGTGTTGTTTGCTCTGCTTGTCATTGCCATCATGATCTCGCTGGGCCTTTATGCCCGCAGTTTTAAAGAGGCGCAAAGCTACATGAGCCCCCTGATGCTGGTGATGATTATTCCCATCCTGTTCTTGCAGTTTTCCGATTTTATCAAACTCCAGGACTGGTACTTTGCCCTGCCTTTCGTGGGCGTCGTGTTATCCCTGGACGCGATTATCAAAGGCTCGGCGACCGCCACGCTGCTGAGCTTAACCTGGATTTCCACCCTGGTTTTTGCCGGGTTGGCCCTGTACCTGGCCTATCGCAACTTCCAGCGCGAGGATGTGGTTTTTAGAAACTAG
- a CDS encoding ABC transporter ATP-binding protein has product MVEPTMLTLNTAQTQLAIEVSNLKKVFRKRDGLRGSIKEEWALKGVSFYVQEGETYGLLGPNGSGKSTLIRILSTLLTADGGTVRMLGYQLPEDEARLRRKMGRVSVDAAFYKKLSPRENLLYAAQLYGLEPRQAEKRAMQILEQLGLESRRFSDPIEEMSRGMQQKISIARALLINPPLLLLDEPTTGLDPKSRRDVQAFLEDLRAREGTTILLTTHDMAEAERLAHRIGFLAHGRLVAEGTAAELKRQAGTPDLEEAFIALTGEELDEDADTR; this is encoded by the coding sequence ATGGTTGAACCGACTATGCTAACCCTGAATACCGCCCAAACCCAACTCGCCATCGAGGTTTCCAATCTGAAAAAAGTCTTTCGCAAACGCGACGGACTGCGGGGCTCCATTAAAGAAGAATGGGCCCTCAAGGGGGTTTCTTTTTACGTGCAGGAGGGGGAAACCTATGGCCTTCTGGGCCCCAACGGCTCGGGTAAGTCCACCCTGATACGCATCCTCTCCACTCTGCTTACCGCCGATGGCGGCACGGTGCGGATGCTGGGCTACCAACTGCCAGAAGATGAGGCCAGGCTGCGCCGCAAGATGGGGCGGGTGAGTGTGGATGCGGCCTTCTACAAGAAGCTCTCGCCCCGGGAAAATCTGCTTTATGCCGCACAGCTCTATGGCCTCGAGCCCCGCCAGGCTGAAAAACGGGCTATGCAGATTCTTGAGCAACTCGGGCTCGAGTCCCGCCGCTTCAGCGACCCCATCGAGGAGATGAGCCGGGGCATGCAGCAGAAGATTTCCATCGCCCGGGCCCTCCTCATCAACCCACCGCTCCTGCTCTTAGACGAGCCTACCACCGGCCTCGACCCCAAGAGCCGCCGCGACGTACAGGCCTTCCTGGAAGACCTCCGCGCCCGCGAAGGCACCACCATCCTGCTCACCACCCACGATATGGCCGAGGCCGAGCGGCTTGCGCACCGTATTGGTTTCCTGGCCCACGGGCGGCTGGTGGCCGAGGGCACTGCTGCAGAACTCAAACGCCAGGCGGGTACACCCGACCTGGAAGAAGCCTTCATCGCCCTGACCGGCGAGGAACTAGATGAAGATGCCGATACTCGGTAG